The following are encoded together in the Scytonema millei VB511283 genome:
- the rpsH gene encoding 30S ribosomal protein S8 has protein sequence MAANDTIADMLTRIRNANMARHQTTKIPSTKMTRNLARVLQEEGFIAQFEEEAQEGVKRNLVVTLKYKGKNRQPIVTALKRVSRPGLRVYSNRKELPRVLGGIGIAIISTSHGIMTDREARRQGLGGEVLCYIW, from the coding sequence ATGGCGGCTAACGACACAATTGCTGATATGCTGACGCGCATCCGCAATGCTAATATGGCGCGGCATCAGACAACTAAAATCCCTTCTACCAAAATGACTCGCAACCTTGCTAGAGTCCTACAAGAAGAAGGTTTTATCGCCCAGTTTGAAGAAGAAGCGCAAGAAGGGGTAAAACGCAATCTGGTAGTTACCCTCAAGTACAAGGGTAAAAATCGCCAGCCGATTGTCACTGCACTCAAAAGAGTCAGCAGACCAGGACTGCGAGTTTACTCCAACCGAAAAGAATTACCGCGAGTATTAGGTGGTATTGGCATTGCTATCATCTCCACCTCGCACGGCATCATGACCGATCGCGAAGCCCGCCGTCAAGGTCTAGGTGGCGAAGTTCTCTGCTATATCTGGTAA
- the rplC gene encoding 50S ribosomal protein L3 — translation MSIGILGTKLGMTQVFDETGKAIPVTVVQAGPCVVTQIKTKQTDGYTAIQVGFKEVKPKALSKPELGHLAKSSAPALRHLHEYRLDNTGEYTLGQQITADIFNSGQIVDVSGNSIGRGFAGYQKRHNFGRGPMSHGSKNHRLPGSIGAGTTPGRVYPGKRMAGRLGGSQVTIRKLTVVRVDAERNLLLIKGAVPGKPGALLNIIPTKKVGKG, via the coding sequence GTGTCTATTGGTATTCTCGGCACAAAGCTGGGCATGACCCAGGTATTTGACGAGACAGGCAAAGCTATTCCTGTCACGGTCGTTCAAGCGGGTCCTTGCGTCGTGACCCAGATTAAAACAAAACAGACTGACGGCTACACCGCAATTCAAGTTGGATTTAAAGAAGTAAAACCCAAAGCGCTGAGTAAACCAGAGTTGGGTCATTTAGCAAAATCTTCTGCTCCTGCTTTGCGTCATTTGCACGAATATCGCCTCGACAATACAGGTGAATATACGCTAGGGCAGCAAATTACGGCAGATATATTTAATTCAGGACAAATTGTCGATGTCAGTGGCAATAGTATCGGTCGCGGTTTTGCTGGTTATCAAAAACGGCATAATTTCGGTCGCGGTCCTATGTCTCACGGTTCCAAAAATCACCGCCTCCCTGGATCTATTGGAGCTGGTACGACTCCTGGTCGCGTTTACCCAGGTAAGCGGATGGCAGGGCGTTTAGGTGGCTCCCAAGTCACGATTCGCAAACTGACTGTCGTGCGGGTAGATGCAGAACGCAATCTATTGCTGATCAAAGGAGCAGTTCCAGGTAAGCCAGGTGCTTTGCTCAATATTATACCTACGAAAAAAGTTGGTAAGGGATAA
- the rpsQ gene encoding 30S ribosomal protein S17, with the protein MAVKERIGLVVSDKMQKTVVVAVENRSPHPKYAKIVVRTRRYKAHDEENKCKEGDRVRIRETRPLSRTKRWEVIEILDSPTTAIAATTTTGEQQ; encoded by the coding sequence ATGGCAGTCAAAGAAAGAATTGGCTTAGTCGTGAGCGACAAAATGCAAAAGACTGTGGTAGTCGCGGTAGAAAACCGCTCTCCTCATCCCAAGTACGCCAAAATTGTCGTGCGTACTCGGCGCTACAAAGCTCACGACGAAGAGAATAAATGTAAAGAGGGCGATCGCGTCCGCATTCGCGAAACTAGACCTCTCAGCCGTACGAAACGCTGGGAAGTGATAGAGATTCTCGATAGTCCCACCACCGCGATCGCTGCAACTACCACAACGGGAGAACAACAGTGA
- the rplF gene encoding 50S ribosomal protein L6 — protein sequence MSRIGKRPITIPSKVTVTINGSHVAVKGPKGELARVLPSAVTVEQEGDTILVKRHDESRLSRQLHGLSRTLVANMVDGVSQGFQKRLEIQGVGYRAQVQGRNLVLSLGYSHPVQIEPPEGIQLAVENNTNVIVSGFDKELVGNVAAQIRDKRPPEPYKGKGVRYAGEAVRRKAGKAGKK from the coding sequence ATGTCTCGAATCGGCAAACGTCCCATTACCATCCCCAGCAAAGTTACCGTCACCATTAACGGCTCCCACGTTGCCGTCAAAGGTCCTAAAGGGGAACTCGCTCGCGTCCTTCCTAGTGCCGTTACGGTGGAACAGGAAGGAGACACAATTTTAGTCAAACGGCACGATGAATCTCGCCTCTCGCGACAACTCCACGGTTTATCCCGCACTCTAGTGGCAAATATGGTGGATGGAGTTTCGCAAGGATTCCAAAAGCGGTTGGAAATTCAGGGAGTCGGCTACCGAGCGCAAGTTCAAGGACGCAACTTAGTCCTCAGTCTTGGCTACAGCCATCCCGTGCAAATCGAACCACCTGAAGGTATTCAACTCGCAGTCGAAAACAACACGAACGTTATTGTCAGCGGCTTTGACAAAGAATTAGTCGGCAACGTCGCCGCCCAGATTCGCGACAAGCGCCCGCCAGAACCCTACAAAGGTAAAGGCGTTCGCTACGCCGGAGAAGCCGTCAGACGTAAAGCTGGTAAGGCAGGTAAGAAGTAA
- the rplE gene encoding 50S ribosomal protein L5, with translation MASSKLKSIYQEKIVPQLVEQFQYKNIHQVPKLVKITINRGLGEAAQNAKAMESSLAELATIAGQKPVVTRAKKAIAGFKIRQGMPVGIMVTLRGDRMYAFLDRFVNLALPRIRDFRGISPKSFDGRGNYTLGVREQLIFPEVEYDSIDQIRGMDISIITTANTDEEGRALLKAFGMPFRDQ, from the coding sequence ATGGCATCGTCAAAACTCAAAAGCATATACCAAGAAAAAATAGTGCCGCAATTGGTGGAACAGTTTCAATACAAAAACATCCATCAAGTCCCCAAGCTAGTGAAAATCACTATAAACCGAGGTTTAGGTGAAGCAGCACAAAACGCTAAAGCAATGGAATCGTCTTTGGCTGAGCTAGCAACGATCGCAGGTCAAAAACCCGTAGTCACGCGAGCCAAAAAAGCGATCGCGGGCTTTAAAATTCGCCAGGGGATGCCAGTAGGCATTATGGTAACTCTGCGGGGCGATCGCATGTACGCTTTCCTCGATCGCTTTGTCAATCTTGCCTTGCCTCGGATTCGTGACTTTCGCGGCATCAGTCCCAAAAGCTTCGACGGACGCGGTAACTACACCCTTGGCGTAAGAGAACAGCTAATTTTCCCCGAAGTCGAATACGACAGTATCGACCAAATTCGCGGCATGGATATTTCCATCATTACTACTGCCAATACTGACGAGGAAGGTCGTGCCTTACTCAAAGCATTTGGTATGCCCTTCCGAGATCAATAA
- a CDS encoding 50S ribosomal protein L23, with protein sequence MLKIDPRQLPDLVRRPILTEKATRLMEQNKYTFDVTPQASKPQIKAAIEDLFEVKVIQVNTLLKPRRKKRVGRFVGFKPQYKRAIVTIAPGDEDKIRQVLFPDV encoded by the coding sequence GTGCTTAAGATCGACCCCCGCCAGTTACCCGATCTCGTCCGCCGTCCAATTTTGACTGAAAAAGCCACGCGGTTGATGGAGCAAAACAAATATACATTTGACGTGACTCCTCAAGCTAGCAAACCGCAAATTAAAGCCGCGATCGAAGACTTATTTGAAGTTAAAGTCATACAAGTCAATACCCTGCTCAAACCTCGAAGAAAGAAGCGGGTAGGTAGGTTTGTTGGCTTTAAACCCCAGTACAAGCGAGCGATCGTTACCATAGCACCTGGGGATGAAGACAAGATCAGACAAGTTCTCTTCCCAGATGTTTAA
- the rpmC gene encoding 50S ribosomal protein L29, with the protein MPLPKISEARELTDEQLATEIIAVKKQLFSLRLQKATRQLDKPHQIKHAKHRLGQLLTVERERQVANTNAAEPATEE; encoded by the coding sequence ATGCCCCTACCTAAGATTTCCGAAGCGAGAGAATTAACTGACGAACAGTTAGCTACAGAAATTATTGCCGTGAAAAAGCAATTGTTTAGTCTGCGCTTGCAAAAAGCAACCCGCCAGTTAGACAAGCCACACCAAATCAAGCACGCCAAACATCGGTTAGGGCAATTGCTCACGGTGGAACGCGAACGCCAAGTGGCAAACACAAATGCAGCCGAACCCGCAACAGAAGAGTAA
- the rpsS gene encoding 30S ribosomal protein S19: MGRSLKKGPFIADSLLSKIEKLNSRGEKQVIKTWSRASTILPQMVGHTIAVHNGRQHVPIYVSEQMVGHKLGEFAPTRTFRGHAKSDKKAGR; encoded by the coding sequence ATGGGTCGTTCTTTAAAAAAAGGTCCTTTCATTGCCGATAGCCTACTCAGCAAAATTGAAAAGCTGAATTCACGAGGTGAGAAACAGGTCATCAAAACTTGGTCGCGGGCATCGACAATTCTGCCACAGATGGTCGGTCACACGATCGCAGTTCACAACGGCAGACAGCACGTTCCCATCTATGTTTCCGAACAAATGGTAGGACATAAATTAGGTGAATTTGCTCCCACCCGTACCTTTCGCGGTCACGCCAAAAGTGACAAAAAAGCTGGCAGATAA
- the rplR gene encoding 50S ribosomal protein L18 — protein sequence MKLSRRESREKRHRRIRKVIVGSTERPRLAVFRSHQHIYAQVIDDSQHHTLVAASTLDPDLKSLESKGTCEASVEVGKLIAQRAKAKGISQVVFDRGGNLYHGRVKALADAAREAGLDF from the coding sequence ATGAAGCTCAGTCGTCGAGAATCCAGGGAAAAACGGCATCGTCGGATCAGAAAAGTTATCGTAGGCAGCACGGAACGCCCGCGCCTAGCAGTGTTTCGCTCTCATCAGCATATCTATGCTCAAGTCATAGACGATTCCCAACATCATACTTTGGTAGCTGCTTCTACTTTAGACCCAGATTTAAAATCCCTCGAATCTAAAGGAACGTGCGAAGCATCAGTGGAAGTTGGCAAATTAATTGCCCAACGAGCTAAAGCTAAAGGCATATCACAAGTTGTCTTTGACCGAGGCGGAAACCTCTACCACGGTCGAGTCAAAGCACTAGCTGACGCAGCACGGGAAGCAGGATTAGATTTTTAA
- the rplB gene encoding 50S ribosomal protein L2, which translates to MGTRSYRPYTPSTRQRIVSDFAEITKSEPEKSLVKYVHNPKGRNNRGVITSRFRGGGHKQLYRIIDFKRDKRNIPAKVAAIEYDPNRNARIALLFYQDGEKRYILQPNGLKVGTVVTAGVNAPIEDGNALPLANIPLGTTVHNVELTPGRGGQIVRAAGASAQVVAKEGNYVSLKLPSGEVRMIRRECYATIGQVGNTDARNLSAGKAGRTRWKGKKPHVRGSVMNPVDHPHGGGEGRAPIGRSGPVTPWGKPALGMKTRKRKKPSSALIVRRRRKSSKRGRGGRES; encoded by the coding sequence ATGGGTACTCGTTCTTATAGACCATACACCCCTAGCACGCGCCAACGGATTGTTTCTGATTTTGCTGAAATTACCAAAAGCGAACCAGAAAAGTCGCTGGTAAAGTACGTTCACAATCCTAAAGGACGGAACAATCGCGGTGTCATCACTTCTCGTTTTCGCGGTGGCGGACATAAGCAACTCTACCGCATCATCGATTTCAAACGTGACAAGCGCAACATTCCAGCTAAGGTAGCAGCGATCGAATACGATCCCAATCGGAACGCTAGAATTGCCCTGCTTTTCTACCAAGATGGAGAAAAGCGTTACATTCTTCAGCCAAACGGCTTGAAAGTAGGAACAGTCGTAACCGCTGGGGTAAATGCGCCGATTGAAGACGGGAATGCATTACCTTTAGCTAACATCCCCCTTGGTACAACAGTTCACAACGTCGAACTGACCCCAGGACGCGGTGGACAAATTGTTCGTGCTGCTGGTGCTAGCGCCCAAGTGGTAGCCAAAGAAGGCAATTACGTCTCTCTCAAGCTCCCTTCCGGCGAAGTCCGCATGATTCGTCGTGAATGCTACGCCACCATTGGACAAGTTGGTAATACCGACGCGAGAAACCTCAGCGCAGGAAAAGCTGGTCGCACCCGTTGGAAAGGTAAAAAGCCCCACGTTCGGGGTAGCGTTATGAACCCCGTCGATCACCCACACGGTGGTGGTGAAGGTAGAGCGCCCATTGGTAGATCGGGTCCAGTCACCCCTTGGGGTAAGCCAGCATTAGGTATGAAGACTCGTAAGCGGAAAAAACCAAGTTCTGCTTTAATCGTCCGTCGCCGTCGTAAATCCTCCAAGCGCGGACGTGGCGGTCGCGAAAGCTAA
- the rplN gene encoding 50S ribosomal protein L14: MIQPQTYLNVADNSGARKLMCIRVLGAGNRRYGNVGDVIIAVVKDAIPNMGVKKSDVVRAVIVRTRKGLRRDSGMSIRFDDNAAVIINQDGNPRGTRVFGPVARELRDKNYTKIVSLAPEVL, encoded by the coding sequence GTGATTCAACCCCAAACCTACCTCAACGTCGCGGACAATAGTGGGGCGCGAAAATTAATGTGTATCCGCGTCCTCGGTGCTGGTAATCGTCGTTACGGGAACGTCGGCGATGTAATTATCGCCGTTGTTAAAGATGCTATCCCCAATATGGGAGTGAAAAAATCTGATGTCGTGCGAGCGGTAATCGTTCGTACCCGCAAAGGTTTGCGGCGCGATAGCGGCATGAGCATTCGTTTTGATGACAATGCTGCCGTGATTATCAACCAAGATGGTAACCCCAGAGGAACGCGGGTATTTGGACCTGTAGCCAGAGAGCTACGGGATAAAAACTATACCAAAATCGTTTCTTTAGCGCCGGAGGTGCTGTAA
- the rpsC gene encoding 30S ribosomal protein S3, translating into MGQKIHPVGFRLGVTKEHHSRWFAEPQRYPEILQEDYKLRQYIEQKLGRYAANNAGIAEVRIERKADQIELELRTARPGVVVGRGGAGIEALRNGLQELLGSQRQIRINVVEVAQVDADAFLIAEYIAQQLERRVSFRRVVRQAIQRAQRAGIQGIRVQVGGRLNGAEIARTEWTREGRVPLHTLRADIDYAYCTAKTIYGILGIKVWAFKGEIIPGQEPQPTPGTNQPRRRQQQRRRQQFEDRSNEG; encoded by the coding sequence ATGGGACAAAAAATTCATCCAGTCGGTTTTCGCCTCGGCGTTACCAAAGAACACCACTCTCGTTGGTTTGCCGAGCCACAGCGATATCCAGAAATTCTTCAAGAAGACTATAAACTAAGGCAATACATCGAGCAGAAGCTAGGACGTTATGCTGCCAATAATGCCGGAATTGCTGAAGTTCGGATCGAGCGCAAAGCAGATCAAATTGAGCTAGAGTTACGCACTGCTCGCCCTGGTGTAGTCGTCGGTCGTGGTGGAGCTGGGATTGAAGCCTTGCGTAACGGACTTCAAGAGCTTCTGGGCAGCCAACGCCAAATTCGGATTAACGTTGTCGAAGTCGCCCAAGTTGATGCCGATGCCTTTCTAATTGCTGAGTACATTGCGCAACAGTTAGAGCGTCGCGTCTCCTTCCGCCGCGTAGTACGCCAAGCGATTCAACGCGCTCAAAGAGCAGGCATTCAAGGTATTAGAGTTCAAGTTGGCGGTCGGCTCAACGGCGCAGAAATTGCCCGTACCGAATGGACGCGCGAAGGTAGAGTACCATTACACACCTTACGGGCAGATATAGACTACGCCTACTGTACCGCAAAAACCATTTACGGCATTTTAGGAATCAAGGTTTGGGCGTTTAAGGGAGAAATTATCCCTGGACAAGAACCACAGCCTACCCCTGGAACCAATCAACCCCGCCGCCGTCAACAGCAGCGCCGACGGCAGCAGTTTGAAGACCGTTCTAACGAAGGTTAA
- the rpsE gene encoding 30S ribosomal protein S5, with translation MATGRRKANRTKEKETTFQERVIQIRRVSKVVKGGKKLSFRAIVAVGNERGQVGIGVGKAGDVIGAVKKGVADGKKHLIDVPLTKSNSIPHPTNGTGGGAKVLMRPAAPGTGVIAGGAVRTVLELAGVRNILAKQLGSNNPLNNARAAVNALATLRTFAEVAEERSIPVEKLYIV, from the coding sequence ATGGCAACAGGTCGTCGCAAAGCTAATCGAACTAAAGAAAAAGAAACGACTTTTCAAGAGCGGGTGATTCAAATCCGGCGGGTGAGTAAGGTCGTCAAGGGAGGAAAAAAACTCAGCTTCCGTGCCATTGTCGCTGTCGGTAACGAGCGCGGTCAAGTTGGGATCGGAGTAGGTAAAGCTGGAGATGTAATCGGCGCTGTGAAAAAAGGCGTAGCAGATGGCAAAAAACATCTCATTGATGTCCCATTGACCAAATCTAACTCCATTCCCCATCCAACTAATGGCACTGGTGGCGGAGCAAAAGTATTAATGCGTCCAGCCGCACCTGGAACGGGCGTAATTGCCGGCGGTGCAGTCAGAACCGTACTGGAATTAGCAGGAGTGCGGAATATTCTAGCCAAACAGCTAGGTTCCAACAATCCCCTGAACAACGCCAGAGCTGCCGTTAATGCCCTTGCTACACTCCGCACTTTTGCCGAAGTCGCAGAAGAACGCAGCATTCCAGTAGAAAAGCTCTATATCGTCTAA
- the rplD gene encoding 50S ribosomal protein L4, which produces MVECVVKNWQGEAVGQATLELKVAKETSASHVVHRALVKQLTNARQGTASTKTRAEVRGGGRKPWRQKGTGRARAGSIRSPLWRGGGVTFGPKPRTYNLKMNRKEELLALRTAFASRADDMVVVEDFAEQISQPKTKEMTAAIARWGIEPGTKVLLIVAEETENVYLSARNINKLTLISADELNVYDILNADKIVATSSALNMIQEVYSA; this is translated from the coding sequence ATGGTTGAGTGTGTAGTCAAAAATTGGCAGGGTGAAGCAGTCGGACAGGCGACGCTTGAATTGAAAGTGGCAAAAGAAACAAGCGCTTCTCATGTCGTTCACCGCGCCCTAGTTAAACAATTAACAAATGCCCGTCAAGGAACGGCAAGCACCAAAACCCGTGCAGAAGTACGAGGTGGTGGTCGCAAACCTTGGCGACAAAAAGGAACCGGACGCGCCCGTGCTGGTTCGATCCGTTCGCCCCTCTGGCGTGGTGGTGGTGTCACTTTCGGACCCAAACCGAGAACGTACAACCTCAAGATGAACCGCAAAGAAGAACTGCTAGCATTGCGCACGGCTTTTGCAAGTAGAGCCGATGACATGGTTGTAGTAGAAGACTTTGCCGAGCAGATCTCGCAGCCGAAAACAAAAGAAATGACAGCAGCGATCGCGCGTTGGGGAATAGAACCAGGCACAAAAGTCCTATTAATTGTCGCTGAAGAAACGGAAAACGTCTATTTGTCAGCCCGTAATATTAACAAGCTGACTTTAATTTCAGCCGATGAATTAAACGTCTACGACATCCTCAACGCCGACAAGATTGTTGCTACATCATCCGCCCTTAACATGATTCAGGAGGTCTACAGTGCTTAA
- the rplV gene encoding 50S ribosomal protein L22 produces the protein MATNTTNTQEIKAIARYIRMSPFKVRRVLDQIRGRSYREALIILEFMPYRACEPVLKVLRSAVANAEHNAGLEPSELKITQAYADQGPVLKRFRPRAQGRAYQIRKPTCHITIAVAAQ, from the coding sequence ATGGCTACAAACACAACTAATACACAAGAAATCAAAGCGATCGCCCGTTACATTCGCATGTCTCCTTTTAAAGTGCGGCGCGTTCTCGACCAAATTCGGGGGCGCTCGTATCGGGAAGCATTAATTATTCTAGAGTTCATGCCTTACCGTGCCTGCGAACCAGTGTTGAAAGTGCTGCGTTCTGCCGTTGCTAATGCCGAACACAACGCTGGATTAGAACCATCCGAGCTAAAAATTACCCAAGCCTATGCCGACCAAGGACCAGTGCTGAAGCGCTTCCGTCCGAGAGCGCAAGGGCGAGCGTATCAGATTCGCAAGCCGACCTGTCACATCACGATCGCCGTAGCAGCTCAATAA
- the rplP gene encoding 50S ribosomal protein L16 yields the protein MLSPRRTKFRKQQRGRMKGLATRGSNINFGEFALQAQEPAWITSRQIEASRRAMTRYIRRGGKIWIRIFPDKPVTMRPAETRMGSGKGSPEFWVAVVKPGRILFEIAGVPEATAREAMRLASHKLPIQTKFIMREEEQV from the coding sequence ATGCTAAGCCCTAGAAGAACAAAATTCCGCAAACAACAACGCGGACGAATGAAAGGACTTGCCACCAGAGGTAGCAACATCAACTTTGGTGAATTTGCCCTACAAGCTCAAGAACCAGCTTGGATTACCTCTCGGCAAATTGAGGCAAGCCGTCGTGCCATGACTCGCTATATCCGTCGTGGTGGGAAGATTTGGATTCGGATTTTCCCCGATAAACCAGTAACCATGCGTCCGGCTGAAACCCGTATGGGTTCGGGTAAAGGTTCGCCTGAGTTTTGGGTAGCCGTAGTGAAGCCAGGACGAATTTTATTTGAAATCGCTGGTGTGCCAGAAGCAACTGCCCGCGAAGCAATGCGATTGGCTTCTCACAAACTACCAATTCAAACAAAGTTTATTATGCGCGAGGAGGAGCAAGTATAA
- the rplX gene encoding 50S ribosomal protein L24 — translation MAKRKGAKENKPVRHKMHVKTGDTVQVISGADKGKVGEIVRSLPEKSQVIIKGVNVKTKHVKPKEEGESGRIVTLEFPIHSSNVMHYSTKQNVASRICYTFNQEGKKVRMLKKTGEIIDK, via the coding sequence ATGGCAAAGAGAAAAGGAGCCAAAGAAAATAAACCAGTTCGCCACAAAATGCACGTCAAAACTGGCGATACGGTACAGGTAATTTCTGGAGCAGATAAAGGTAAAGTCGGCGAAATTGTGCGATCGCTTCCAGAAAAAAGCCAAGTGATTATCAAAGGCGTAAATGTCAAAACCAAGCACGTCAAGCCCAAAGAAGAAGGGGAGTCGGGTCGGATCGTTACCTTAGAATTTCCCATCCACAGTTCCAACGTCATGCACTATTCCACCAAGCAAAACGTCGCTAGCCGAATTTGCTATACCTTCAACCAAGAAGGCAAAAAAGTGCGAATGTTGAAAAAAACAGGCGAAATCATCGACAAATAA